The genomic segment cagtcCTTTTCTGGCTGTGGCACCTACACTAAGAGATATTTCTAGTATAGAATGATAACTGCATTGCTTTATGGTGGCACACAGGACTGATCTTGCTCACTATCCCTTACACCTTGTGGTCTACTATTACATTAGCTAGTCAGTTACTTGGTAAGCCTCATAAGTGGAGCCCCTTCACCCTGGCTTCAATAAGGATTTGTTATCTTAGGAACTTGGCCTTGGGCTCCCATATGGAGACCTACTTCCATCTCAGACCCACCAGGAGATTCACTACCTGCTAAGAGAGGAAGAGTCATGTGAGTCCTCCCATTATATAAACTATCCCTGGCCAATTGAGAAAGCCCTCCACCCCCAGGATTGGGTGGTTGGTAATGGTGGTAATGGGTTGTTGTTTTCTGTTGTACTTGACATTCGTATTTGATTTCTTAGTTCTGAGACTTCACAATGTTAATTGTACGGGTATCTGCCCCTGGCCAAACCAGAGTTCTGAGGATTCAGAAGGATGTATTAGTAGGAACCAGTCTGTATGAGTATTTATTAGTCTGTTTGTACATGTAAAATAATGGAATAtcttgaaactgaaaaaaatgtatttatttacacaaCTGATTTACAAGCAATAACCATAGCAAAAATAGGCATTGTACCTTTATCTCGCCCATTGTACCTTTATCTCGTGTTCAATTCATAGCTCTGGGTGCCCTTAGGGCCAGCCCTATAGTTTAGGAATTACTTTAGAGCCTGTTTATTTTGGCACATAAAGTCCAAAGAAAGTGGTGTACAATTCAGTTTAATTCCACAATACCAGAGGTACTAATATTTGGGTTTTGTCGCAGGAATCCAATACTCTATATCAAGTTGTTCTTATATTCATTTGGGTATTACAGGTGGTGGGATTATATCATTTAAAAGGACGCTCAGATCAGAAAGTGCACACACGGAATCCCTTGACTCCTCCCCGCAGCAGGAATAGAATCCAGAGTACAATCCTTTGTGGCTCATCCAGGTTTCAAACGCCGAGCAGATGTTAGAAGCCGAAAGTGGGACCATGGGTGGAACGTCTCCTTCTCTGTCTTCTGTGATTCTCTCTAGGTAACGTTTATACCCCAGGACTTGTGATAATTCCAGAATGAGAGTTCCAGGGCGGGACCCGCTGTCCAACATCTCCTTTTGGTGCCAAAAGTCTGGGCTCAGATATATAATGATTTCATCTGAATCCGGCACAAGATAGAAGGTCTCACAAAGCACATTTTTGCCTTTCATAAATGTAACCTTCAGAAGTCTAGTGATCAGGTCTTGCACCAAGTGTTGGGGGATCAGAGGGCAGTTTTTCAGTCTTTGAATGCCAACAAAATCCTCAGGATTCTCTACTAAGAGACTGTCTTTTTTCTCCAGAGCATCAAATAGAATCCTCAGGGTTCTCTGCTTTGCTTCCTCTGCCAAGTTCCACTCTTCCTCACTCAGTAAAGAGCCTTTAGATGCATTACTCAATAATGATGGTCTGAAACCAAAACATACATTAGATTAGGTGTAATGTATATGTGTAAAGTATATATTgagtttaatatatttaaataaatcctaTATAACCAGTACTCGAGACTCCTCCTCTTTACCCCAATGtgcttgcttaaaggggttgttcacctttgagttaacgtttaatataatgtagagagtgatattctgagacaatttgcaattggttttatttttttcttatttttgagttatttagctttttattcagcagctctccagtttgcaacttcaacAATCTGGCTAacagggtccaaattacgctagcaaccatgcattgatttgaataagagactgaaatatgaatgggagaggggctaaatagaaagttgaataataataagtagcaataacaatacattattagcttcacagagcatttgttttctagatggggtcagtgacccccatttgaaagctggaaagagtcagatgaaaaaggcaaataattacaaatctataaaaaaataaataataaaaatttgctttgaatttgccattctataacttactaaaatttAAGAGGTGAACCTCCCCTTAAATGTACGGGGCCTTCCTGATGGCCTTGCCAATCATTCAGATATCTATCAGATACCTATGTATATTTGGGTGAAACAAAATGCAAGACATTGAAGTTCACCATACCATTTAATGCTGGGCTCACTGTACCACACACAAAGTTTTAATACAGGTCACAGTACTCCTTAGTAAATtgcaatatctttatattttacaacaggggtataTTAACTTTTAGAAGACACATATGTTTCAAAAGtcgtgacataaatgacatcattaaagcatcaattataactgatgacatcattaaagcatcaattataactgatgacatctctAAGcacatattataataatatatatttcacatgactcactgaaacttgtgtattataataaataaggtacacCCTGTTGCAAAATGTGATATGAGAAGTCATGttggagttccctgacctgtgtTAAAACACTTGGTCTTCAGTTTcttgcttttatatagtcatggaactcctcagtaacttgtattatccttatatttaaagagagggggttctttattcactatatattatatcaatGTGTGTATAAGTGATAAGTGTTGGCGTGAGCCTATTATGCAGTTGAGCACTAAATCCTGTGACATTTGCCATTATCTTACCTGCTataagaatcttcacaaacagaaTCTTGTGCTGTTTCCCTGTCTTGATGGTTTAAGACCATTTCACTCTCACTGTGAATCTGATTGGCTGAAATCAGACGTGGTTCATGGCGTTGCCCTTGCACAGCTGTTCCTTGTCCCACCGGCACCGCACCAAGAGTTTTGTGAAAAAGAAACTGTGCTGCTTTTTTGATCAGTAACCCAGGGCGAGAATCTGCCCCTAGGATCTCCCCTTGTTTCCAGAATCGGGGGCCCAAATATATTGTCCTCTCATGTGATCTGGGGTAGATGTAACAAATGGCATAGAATGGGTGGTCCACTTTCACAAAAGTCACTCGCTCCAGTTCTGTCCTCAGACTGTGCACCAGGTGAGGGGTGAGAGATGGAAACCACCCAATAGAATTAACACATTCTACCAAAACACTGTCTCTTTTCTCCAGGTCATAAAAAATATCCAAGGCTCTCTTCTTTGCTCCATAGGCCAGTTTGCTCTCCTCCTCACTTAGAGGGCAAGGAGATGTGTCTTCCAGATAATTCATTATATTGGAGACTGTtaagggccccacagcaaagctCTGCACCTGTCTCTACACAGCACTACTCGCTGAACTCAGCTCTGACATTCCTTATATCATGAGAAAGGAAAATGaaactactgaaaaaaaaataaagggaaagtcATCAGAACATGACCAGTCACGTTGCAGATGTTATGATGTCTTTCGTTTCTTTGGTGAGATGGTTTAAATTAGGTGTTTGGATTTAATCATTTAACAACCAGATCCTGGaggaaaaacaaattacattgacccccccccctctttctGCTCGAGAGGGCACTTTTTATACACCACTGCTTAGATTTCCTTTGTTACTCTGTCTCCTCTTCTAATCTCATTACGGTCAGGTGTCAGTTATCATTATGGGGTATTTAAGCCAGTCCCTTCCCATATCATATTAAAATCCATTGATCTTGCCCCCGCTTGTTCTTGTTCTTGCTTCATCTTACATTCTTGCCTTGCCTGTACCTTTGTTCTTGTTTGATTTCCCGGCTCTGATTTCTGCCTGCTCTACGGACTTACACTtgattgctgcctgtcttgaccactGCCTGATGCACGGACTTACACTTGATTGCTACCTATCTCGAccatatgcctatgattaagggaatgtttcccgaaatgcgtaaggtgaagctgttaccctaatgttgcaataaacctcTCAAACCTATCCGGAGTGCCGTCTGATTTGCTCATTTGGATTTTTCTCGACCACTGCCTGATGCACGGGCCTATGTATGATTGCTGCCTCTCTCTACCACTGCCTGCTTCACAGACCTGCTTGTTTGCCACCTTTCTAGATCCTTGCCCATTTAAGGTTGGCATTTTCTTGGTTAAATTCGATGTGTTCGCTATCATATGGCCTCGGCTTTTCATCAAGCCAATTATACATATAAActtggttacacagcacataggctcccCCTTGAGGTAGTTCCAGACAAATACATGTGTCGTACTGCCACTACCAGTGTCTCAGGATACTGAGAGTTATACTTCAGCAATAATTGGAGGGCTGGAGGTTGGACATTTTGGTGTCCATGGTGCCTCCTGTTTGAGCACCCAACAGGTAAAGTCATTGTGCTTGGAACGAGCTCTTCAGACAATCAATACACCAAAGGCTCTTGTGTTAAGGTGTTGTGTTACTTTAAATGCAAAAGTATTCATTACAGGGCAAGACATTTGTGTGTTTTAATGAAATGAAAGTGAGACACACAAAGGAAACAGAAACTGCTCTGCTACTCCTACTGCTCCAtgtcatgaaaataaaattatcGTCAGACCTTTATACATGGACTGCACTCCCACCTGTGCCTGTATATTACCTGTCCACTTGAACTGTAAGCTCTGCAGGTTAGAGAGCACCTTACCATTAATCTCATTGAACTGTATGTATagcaggtgactgttaccccaatgatTCTAtttatctttaaccttgttatgagctaagggggcccagctgatactgacactaaacattttcttttcaaaatattaatctacattaaaagttacatataggtcacgttgatcgttttttgcggatagttctgcttttgtaagtaattattacttgaagttcctaaacctgactgttttgccaacctgactcatctcagtctgtcagttagagtttctaatgctaaccgactactgctgcacaaatatggcagcctcttcatagaggaacacgggggtaagaaaggtaatgtaaaagcatcaggcaaatatttttatggcaaaattataaatagcattcaaagataatgttatgatatatgatataaaaaaaggttattttctgttgTATCTCTTTAAGGTCAGAGTGAGATTTGGGGCAAGTGCTtaattgtgccctgggtacccctggaactatagtagggtgattgttaccccaatgtttctatatatctgtaaccttgttatgagtttaGGGGGCCCTGCCTGAAAATCAGATAGGATGAGAGGCTGAGCACTTATTGTGCCCTGGGTCTCCATGGAACTACACAACTCTCCATCTCCTGTATATCCGGGTTAGagaacatgtgcagtgacatTGTACGGGGTAGGATGCCCACATGCATTAACATACCATAGACCTCAATACATGCATTATatcctagaccagtgatccccaacctgtggctcatgatcaaaatgttgctctctgaccccttggatgttgctcccagtagcctcagagcaggtgcttatttttgaattccaggcttggaggcaagttttgtggCACAAAAACTGTGttctgccaaccagagcctcctgttggtGGCCAGaataggggctatcaatagccaattacagcctaTATTTGGAACCTCCGGGAACTTTGTGCtttcttatgttgctctccaacttttctttacgtttgaatgtggctcacgcttaaaaaaggttggggacccctgactctGTGGAGGTCAGCTGTGCTTTTGGAAGGCAAATTATGGCTACATGGAAAGGGAGATTTCTTTCTCGTGGGATAAGGCTGCTAACCATGGGAAGTGATACAGCAGCCCTATGCCACTGAAGTGCCACAAGGAGTTTTAGTTTAAGTACAGACTAAAGGTTATGGCACTTGTATGATAcacaagaaatacaaatattaacCTTTACATTGACTCCTGGAATCCTGCTAGATTACTATGTTACAGCAGTTCCACGTGACAGTTTAAGGCTAATGCTAGACGGGGCTGAAAATCAGGTGCTGAAATATGGAGGGCGAGAATGCAGTTTCTCATTTCTTTCTTTACACAATTGTTCCAGGAGCAGGTAGGACATGAGGCTAATGGAAGCAAGGGGCGGATTCTCGACCTGCATATTTCAGCAAGACGTTTTTTTAGTCCCGTCTAACATTAGCCAAAGGCTATTTTGCTCACTGTTTTTGGGGAACCCccagtaagggtcagggcacacaggcagattcagggagattagttgccctgctTTCTACTCAGTCTCCTGTTCTGTCATCCAAAACCCAAGATGTTTGAAAAGGCCAGGGACCATGGAAAACAGATCACCGTTGCTAGGTCTTTAGTTAAATGAGGACAAGTATCTAGACCTGCAACTACAAtatatttagtataatatagtatttatattgATAAGAGAGTGTTTTGGGCACAGAAGGGAGGTGTTTTGAGCATATGTGTGTTTATGTGCAAGATCAGGCACAATTT from the Xenopus laevis strain J_2021 chromosome 9_10L, Xenopus_laevis_v10.1, whole genome shotgun sequence genome contains:
- the LOC121398174 gene encoding uncharacterized protein LOC121398174, which produces MNYLEDTSPCPLSEEESKLAYGAKKRALDIFYDLEKRDSVLVECVNSIGWFPSLTPHLVHSLRTELERVTFVKVDHPFYAICYIYPRSHERTIYLGPRFWKQGEILGADSRPGLLIKKAAQFLFHKTLGAVPVGQGTAVQGQRHEPRLISANQIHSESEMVLNHQDRETAQDSVCEDSYSRPSLLSNASKGSLLSEEEWNLAEEAKQRTLRILFDALEKKDSLLVENPEDFVGIQRLKNCPLIPQHLVQDLITRLLKVTFMKGKNVLCETFYLVPDSDEIIIYLSPDFWHQKEMLDSGSRPGTLILELSQVLGYKRYLERITEDREGDVPPMVPLSASNICSAFETWMSHKGLYSGFYSCCGEESRDSVCALSDLSVLLNDIIPPPVIPK